The genomic region CGCCGTGACCTGGGGCAGCGACCCGCTGGGGGAGTGGCATGAGACCGAGCTCAAGGCCCACCGGCTGGTGGGCCTGGCGAGCGGCTGAGGTCGAGCGGCCGGCCCGCGCCGGCGCACCAACGACGACCCGCCTGGCCGGAGGGTCTCCGACCAGGCGGGTGGGTGCTCGTCAGGCAGGTGGATGCTCGGCATGCGATGGATGGGAACTGCCTCGGATGCAGGAGGCGATGGGGGAGGAGCTCCCCCTGTCGAACAGTGCCCGCACCGGCTGACCGGGGTCGGGCAGCGATCCCGACCCCGGTCAGATCACCGCTCGGGACCGCCCCAGATCAGCAACGCGAGCTCCGCATCGAGATCGATGATGTCGCTCTCGCCACCGAGGGGCACGGCGGAGTACGTCCGCCGTAGGAAGGCCAGCACCTCGGAGCGCGGCATCTCGAACAGCGCGTGCCCCGACGGACTGGACAGGGACAGGCAGACGATCCGCCCACCGGACTGGGCGGCCGGCCACACCTGCACATCGCCGTCCCCGGCGGGACGACGCACGCCGTCGCTCAGGAGCTGGCGTGCGAAGGTCCACTCCACGACCTCGTCCGCTCCCGTCCGGAAGCCGATGCTGATCGCGTAGGGGTCGGCCGGCTCGTACCGGACCGTCGCGGCAACCGGCACAGGAGCGCCGCCGGGCACGACGAGACGAAGGGCGAGTTCGGCGGTGATCGAATCGTGACGAATAGTCATCGGGCGGCCTCTCATGGTGCGTGGTGCGGGCGAGCACCCGTGTAACGGGATAGTTCCCTCTCCGAGTCCCGTTGGAAACAAGATTATGCCAAGACAACATCCGTTACGGCAGTTCGGGCGAGTTGACCGGCCCGGAAGGGTGACCCTTTCCCGGGTAGATCGTAGATCGGACGGCCGCGAGATGTACCCCCACCGCAGGCGGGCGGATGGTTACCATCCGTAGCGTCCGAACGTCCCCCGAGCGTCAGGCCAACCTGCCAAGGCCGTTCCACTTTGAGCCTTCCCCGTCCGGGTGGTTCTCAACCTTGGCCAGTCGCGGCGAACCTGACCCAGTCCACCCACCGGACGGGACGGCGGACATCGGTGTATCCGTCCGCCGGGACCCCCCTGCATCGACCCGGATCGGTGCCGTGTAAGGTGGTCCCACCACCCGCAAGGGCGTATAGCTCAGTGGTAGAGCGCTGCCTTCACACGGCAGAGGTCCGTGGTTCGAAACCACGTACGCCCACGCGATCTGGCTTGTCATGCTGCGCCCCCTTCCGAGGGGCTTGCCGCGGTCCCGCGTGATGTCTGCCCGGGGGGCGACCCCCCGGACCCCCCGCGATGGGTGTGGTGGTGGGTTGGGGTGGATGGGCGGGTGTGGGTGGGAGTCTGGCTCTGAGCGCATGGGATCCCTTGGTGGGTGGGCCTTGGCGCTGGTTGTCGGTGGGGCGGCTCGGGCTGGTGTCGATCTTGCCGCCATGTCGAATCTTCGCGCTGGGCGGGGGCTTGGCCTGGTGAGCGCTGGTGCCCGGGGGATGGCCCCAGGTGCGCTCGCGATGGGCCTGGAGGCACGTCTGACCAGGGGCTCGGACGGTGGTGTTCGGGTCGTTGGTCGGGGGGTTGGTCCCGGGGCGGCTCGGTGGAGACGGGCGGGTGGCGCGGGAAGCGTCCGGTGCGGGTGGGTCGTGCTCATGCTCGCGCCTTTGAGTTCCGGTCGTCGGTGATCCGCTGCGGTTTCCCCTTTGGTGTCGGTTCCCGGGGCTGCCAGGCACCGCCGCGTCGGTGAGTTCGCTGGGGGCGGACCGGCGGCGGGCCATCGGATGGAGATCGTCCTGTCCGGCGTTGGCGCGCTTCCTGCCAGCACAAATGCCGCTTTCTTCGCGATACGCCCGCCCGCTTCGGGCGTCGGTCGGACCGGAACAATCTCCTCGCGACCCCACTTTGGTGCCATGCCGGTGGGGGTCCTCGACGTCGGGCCCGCGGACGGGGCGCCCGCACCGCGCCGGGCGCCTTCCGGCGGACGGTGACGGAGAGTGAGCATCGCCGAGGGTGGGCCGGTGTGGTCCGCCGATCTGGCCAGCCGAAGGGCGATCGCTTTTCTGGTTCCGCCGGTCGAGATGAGTGGCCCAGACCGCGAAAGACCGTCCGGGTTCGGACGATCGAATTCACCTGGGTGGGCTACCCCGGGTGGTCCGGGGTGGACGGTGCGCCTCGTCGGTCGCCCGGCAGCGGCGCGCGAGGATCGCCGTCGGCCGGAGTCGAAGGTGACGGGGCGGGGTGGGCCGACCGCGGTGGCCGATGACGTCGCCGTTGGCCCATCGTGGATCGCCATCGTTGTGCGTCCCGCCCCTTCGGTGAGATCGTTGGTGTGCCCACGGGTTCAGGTCCGGCGCCGGCGATGTTCGTCGGGATAGTTCCGGTCGGCATGAGACCGGCCCTGTACAGATCGGCTGAACACCCGCTAAGCTGATCCGGTAGGGCGTAGCGGGTCCCTTTTGTCGGTGCGGCGCCGCGCAGGATGCGTCGGGAGATCTCTCCCGTTTCGTACGTTTCCTTCGGGCGTGCCGCCGCGGCGGCCGGGACGCCGTGGTTCGAAACCGAATACGCCACTCGAGGGAGACTGGCGGCGACCCCCCCACGCCGTCAGTCTCCCTCTTCATCTGCGGGTACGCACCTGCGCGTGGGCGTCATCGCCCTCGCGGGAGCCCCTCATCGGTCCACGTCCTGATAAATTGGCGGGATGATGGCCACCCTTCGAGGGGGATCGTCCGATGCAGGTGGCAGGGTTGTCCCCGGTGGGCAGGCCCGGTCGGCCATGTCCCGTCCAGTCGCTCCCACCTGCGGGCTCCCCCGGCCAGGCCGGGACGGCGAGCTCACTGTGACCACCCGGTGAGCGCCGAGGTCTCGCCTGGCGGGGTTCCGCTGGAGGAGCAGGCCGGGGTCGGCGGCCCGGATGCCTTCCAGCGGCTTTACACCCCGCACCGGATGGCCTACATCAAAGGCGAGGGGCGCGGGCGCGACGACGAATGCCCCTTCTGCTCCATCGTCGACATGTCCGATGAGGACGGGCTCGTCGTCGCCCGCGGGAAAACCGTCTACGCCGTCCTCAATCTCTATCCCTACAATGCCGGGCATCTGCTCGTCGTGCCTTACCGGCATGTGGCCGACTATGCCGACATGGAATCCGAAGAAATCGTGGAGATGGCCTTTTTCGTGCAGCGGGCCCTGCGCGCGCTGCGCACCGCCAGCGGAGCCCACGGTTTCAACACGGGCATGAACCTCGGCCACGTCGCCGGGGCTGGGATCGCCTCCCATGTGCACCAGCACGTGGTGCCCCGGTGGGGCGGCGACACGAACTTCATGCCGGTGGTGGGGGCCACCCGGGTCCTGCCCGCCCTGCTCGGGCAGACGCGGGAGATGCTCGCCGACGCCTGGGCGGCCGCCGCGGCCGCGGCCACGTCCACGTCCACGGCCGAGGCCGAGGCCGAGTAGGTCGACGCCGAGGAGGCCGCCGCAGGCGGCTCAGCCGAGCAGCGAGTCGGCGAGCTGCGGCGGCATCGGCTCGTAGCCGTGCGGCTGGCGGTGGAAGCTGCCCGTTCCGTGACTCAGAGAGCGCAGCTCGATGGCGTACCGGGACATCTCGCTCTCGGGCACCTCGGCGTGCACGACGGTGCGCGTCGCCGCGAACGAGCTCGCGCTGCCCGGCGGCGGCGGCACCGGATCCATGCCGACGACCCGTCCACGCCGGGTCGACAGGTCGCTGACCACCGTCCCGACGAACTCGTCGGGCACCGACACGTCGACCGCGAGCACCGGCTCGAGCACGACGACGCCGCCGCTGCGGACGGCGTCGCGCAGCGCCAGCCCGCCGGCGATCTGGAAGGCCATGTCCGAGGAGTCGACGCTGTGCGACTTGCCGTCGACCAGGCGCACCCGCAGGTCGGTCAGCGGGTGGCCGGCGCGCACTCCCTGGGCCATCTGCGCCCGGACCCCCTTCTCGACCGAGGGGATGAACGAGCGCGGGATGGCGCCGCCGACGACCTCGTCGACGAACTCGAAGCCGCTGCCCGGCGGGAGCGGCTCGACCTCGATCTGGCAGACGGCGTACTGGCCGTGCCCACCGGACTGCTTGACCTGACGACCCAACCCCCGCGCCGGGGCCCGCAGCGTCTCCCGCAGCGGGATGACGGTCGGCACCCGGTCGACGGTGGCGCCATAGCGCTGGGCGAGGCGCTCCAGCACGGACTCCGCGTGGGCCTCGCCCATGCTCCACAGGACGAGCTGGGCGGTCTCCGGGTCCTGAACCACCCGCAGGGTCGGATCCTCGACCGCCAGCCGGGACAGCGCCGTGGCCAGCCGGTCCTCGTCGGCCCGGCCGCGGGCCCTGATCGCGATCGGCAGCAGCGGCTCGGGCATCGTCCAGGCGGGCAGGTGGCGCGGATCATCGAGGTTCGACAGGGTGTCGCCGGTCTCGGCGGTCGCGAGCTTCGTCACCACGCAGATGCCGCCCGCCGGGCAGTCCGGCACGCTGTGCAGCACCGAGCCGTACGGCCGGGACAGCGCGCCGACCCTCTCGTCGTCGTCGTGGTCGGCGTGGCCGGCCGCCGCCCGGCCGTGCCCGCTGACGTGGACGTGATCGTCCGGGTGCAGCGTCCCGCTGAACACCCGCACGACGGACATCCGGCCCACGTACGGGTCGGTGGTCGTCTTGACGACCTCGGCGACCAGCGGCCCGGCGGGATCGCCGGTGGCCGGGTCGCAGGCCGTGCCGTCGGGCCGGGTCAGCACCGGGAGGGGATGCTCCGCCGGCGCGGGGAAGCCCTGGACGAACAGGTCGAGCAGCTCCGTCGAGCCGAACCCGCCGGCCAGCGCCGGGCCTCGGTCCTCCGCGACCCGTTCGTTCCTGTCCCGTCCGTTCCTGTCTCGCTGGTTGCCGTCCCGCTGGTTGCCGTCCCGTTCGCCCCGGTCGTGGTCCGCGCGCCGCTCGGTGAGCAGGCCGATCGGCAGCACTGGGAAGAACGTGCCGTGGGCGACCGCCTTCTCGAGGTCGGCCAGCAGCAGGTCCGGATCGGGGTCGGCGCCGGCCAGGTAGCGGTCGAGCAGGGTCTCGTCCTCGCTCTCGGCGATGATTCCCTCGACGAGGGCCGCCCGGGCGGCGGCGTGGCGCACGTCGGAGCGATCCGACTCCGCCGCCGACTCGCGCCGCCCGCCGGGGCCGTACTCGACGATCCGGCCGCTGAGCAGTCCCGTCATGCGCACCCCGCCGCCCGCCGCGCGGCTGGGAAGCCAGGCTGGCAGCACCCCGGTGCCGAAGGCGCGCTGGCACTCCTCGACCGCCGCGGTGAAGTCGGCCCGGGCCTGGTCCAGGTGGGTGATCGCGATGGCGCGCGGCATGCCGACCTCGGCACACTCGCTCCACAGCAGACCGGTCGCGCCGTCCACCCCGTCGACGGCGCTGACGACGAACAGGGCGGCGTCGGCGGCGCGCAGACCCGCGCGCAGCTCGCCGACGAAGTCGGGGTACCCCGGAGTGTCGAGCAGATTGACGGTGAGCCCGCGGTGGCTGACCGAGCACAGGGAGAGACTGACCGACCGGGACGGTCGGTGATCGGGGTCGGCGTGCCCGACGTAGCTGGTGTGGGCGAGCTGATGGTCGCCGTTCTGACGCTCGGGCGGCCCGGCGGTGGCGAGCAGTCGGTCCACCAGGGCCGTCTTGCCCGCGCCGGTGTGCCCCACCAGAACGACGTTGCGTACATCGCACGAGGCTGTCGACATCCTCGCCTCCTTGATCGGCAGGTGGGATCCTGTCCGTAACGGCAGAGTCCTCCCAGGTGACGTGGGGCACAAGCCCGAGGGGGGTCGTGGTCGGGAATGCACGGATCGTGGCGGCGGTACTGTGAAGACCGCCCGAAGCCGGGTACACGCGGGACGACGGGACGGACATGCTCGCTAGCAAGGCACGACCGCAGATCCAGAAGGTGCTCGACCCGGTGAGCCAGTGGGCCGCCCGGTCGTCGGTGTCGCCCGACGTCGTGACGATCATCGGTACCGTCGGGGTGGCCGGCGCCGCGCTGGGGTTCTTCACCCGCGGGGTGTTCTTCCTCGGCACGATCGTGATCACCCTCTTCGTCTTCTCGGACCTGATCGACGGGGTGATCGCCCGAGCCCGCGGCATCTCCTCCAAGTGGGGGGCCTTCCTCGACTCGACCTCCGACCGCGTCGGCGACAGCGCGATCTTCGGTTCCCTGATCGTCTGGTACGCCGGTGACGGCGACTCGCTGCCGCTCGTCGTGGCCGCGTTGATCTGCCTGGTGGCGGGCTCGATCACCTCCTACGTCAAGGCACGTGCGGAGGGGCTCGGCTTCACCTGCGACGTCGGCTTCGCCGAGCGCGGCGAGCGGCTGCTGGTCCTGCTGGTCGCCGCCGGGCTGTACGGCCTCGGCGTGCCCTACCTGCTGCCCGCCGCCCTGTGGTTCCTCGTCGGCGCGACCTCGCTCACCGTCGTGCAGCGCGTGGTGCACGTGTACCGGCAGTGGTACCGCGCAGGTGACCCGCCGT from Frankia alni ACN14a harbors:
- a CDS encoding HIT family protein, yielding MSAEVSPGGVPLEEQAGVGGPDAFQRLYTPHRMAYIKGEGRGRDDECPFCSIVDMSDEDGLVVARGKTVYAVLNLYPYNAGHLLVVPYRHVADYADMESEEIVEMAFFVQRALRALRTASGAHGFNTGMNLGHVAGAGIASHVHQHVVPRWGGDTNFMPVVGATRVLPALLGQTREMLADAWAAAAAAATSTSTAEAEAE
- the pgsA gene encoding phosphatidylinositol phosphate synthase; this translates as MLASKARPQIQKVLDPVSQWAARSSVSPDVVTIIGTVGVAGAALGFFTRGVFFLGTIVITLFVFSDLIDGVIARARGISSKWGAFLDSTSDRVGDSAIFGSLIVWYAGDGDSLPLVVAALICLVAGSITSYVKARAEGLGFTCDVGFAERGERLLVLLVAAGLYGLGVPYLLPAALWFLVGATSLTVVQRVVHVYRQWYRAGDPPSPSASTAAPTVPSGAAPAGPARRP
- a CDS encoding SsgA family sporulation/cell division regulator, with the protein product MTIRHDSITAELALRLVVPGGAPVPVAATVRYEPADPYAISIGFRTGADEVVEWTFARQLLSDGVRRPAGDGDVQVWPAAQSGGRIVCLSLSSPSGHALFEMPRSEVLAFLRRTYSAVPLGGESDIIDLDAELALLIWGGPER
- a CDS encoding elongation factor G-like protein EF-G2; the encoded protein is MSTASCDVRNVVLVGHTGAGKTALVDRLLATAGPPERQNGDHQLAHTSYVGHADPDHRPSRSVSLSLCSVSHRGLTVNLLDTPGYPDFVGELRAGLRAADAALFVVSAVDGVDGATGLLWSECAEVGMPRAIAITHLDQARADFTAAVEECQRAFGTGVLPAWLPSRAAGGGVRMTGLLSGRIVEYGPGGRRESAAESDRSDVRHAAARAALVEGIIAESEDETLLDRYLAGADPDPDLLLADLEKAVAHGTFFPVLPIGLLTERRADHDRGERDGNQRDGNQRDRNGRDRNERVAEDRGPALAGGFGSTELLDLFVQGFPAPAEHPLPVLTRPDGTACDPATGDPAGPLVAEVVKTTTDPYVGRMSVVRVFSGTLHPDDHVHVSGHGRAAAGHADHDDDERVGALSRPYGSVLHSVPDCPAGGICVVTKLATAETGDTLSNLDDPRHLPAWTMPEPLLPIAIRARGRADEDRLATALSRLAVEDPTLRVVQDPETAQLVLWSMGEAHAESVLERLAQRYGATVDRVPTVIPLRETLRAPARGLGRQVKQSGGHGQYAVCQIEVEPLPPGSGFEFVDEVVGGAIPRSFIPSVEKGVRAQMAQGVRAGHPLTDLRVRLVDGKSHSVDSSDMAFQIAGGLALRDAVRSGGVVVLEPVLAVDVSVPDEFVGTVVSDLSTRRGRVVGMDPVPPPPGSASSFAATRTVVHAEVPESEMSRYAIELRSLSHGTGSFHRQPHGYEPMPPQLADSLLG